In one window of Gymnogyps californianus isolate 813 chromosome 9, ASM1813914v2, whole genome shotgun sequence DNA:
- the FAAH2 gene encoding fatty-acid amide hydrolase 2 yields MALSRAERCLALLLRLLSRACLALLGLVTPAPPRAVPPPRRPLLLLPARQLAARLRARQVTCVEVVEAYVERIKEVNPLINAVVKDRFEEALQEARQVDKLLSEGLGDDYLEEKFPLLGVPITVKEAFSLHGMPNTSGLVNRRNVIATSDATVVSRLKQAGAIPLGVTNCSELCMWYESSNKVYGRTNNPYDLQRIVGGSSGGEGSVLAAACSVIGVGSDIGGSIRMPAFFNGVFGHKPTTGVVPNDGQFPDAQGVRTSFLCTGPMCRYAEDLEPMLRVMAGPGVNKLKLNEKVSLEKIKFHCMDHDGGSVFVSPVDKEILQAQKKVVEHLEGKLGVQVRRVAIHKMKYSFQIWSAMMSSKDSDGQEAQLFTDLLGDHGKPVWPLWELMKWLVGMSSHTLPAIALGLTERLMKLNPGGNAKLVSMGKSLQEEMEALLGPDGVLLYPSHPTIAPRHHSPICMPFNFAYTAIFNVLGLPVTQCPLGLSSEGLPLGIQLVAASYNDHLTLAVARYLEKAFGGWVLPGKV; encoded by the exons ATGGCGCTGTCGCGCGCGGAGCGGTGCCTGGcgctgctgctgcggctgctgtCGCGCGCCTGCCTGGCGCTGCTGGGGCTCGTGacccccgcgccgccgcgcgccgtcccgccgccgcgccgcccgctcctcctgctgcccgcCCGGCAGCTGGCGGCGCGGCTCCGCGCGCGGCAG GTGACGTGCGTCGAGGTGGTGGAGGCGTACGTGGAGAGGATCAAGGAGGTCAATCCCCTCATCAACGCCGTCGTTAAGGACCG GTTTGAGGAGGCCCTGCAGGAAGCCCGGCAGGTAGATAAGCTGCTCTCGGAGGGCCTTGGCGATGACTACCTGGAGGAGAAGTTCCCCTTGTTAGGGGTTCCCATCACCGTCAAGGAGGCCTTTTCTCTGCACG GGATGCCCAACACGTCTGGCTTGGTCAACCGCCGCAACGTGATTGCCACCTCGGATGCCACGGTGGTGTCCCGGCTGAAGCAGGCCGGTGCCATCCCGCTGGGCGTGACCAACTGCAGCGAGCTGTGCATGTGGTACGAGTCCAGCAACAAGGTCTACGGCCGGACCAACAACCCCTATGACCTGCAGAGGATCGTGGGCGGCAGCTCAG gtggggagggcagtgtcctggcagctgcctgctcagtCATAGGTGTGGGCTCCGACATCGGTGGCAGCATCCGGATGCCTGCCTTCTTCAACGGAGTCTTCGGCCATAAGCCCACGACAG GGGTGGTGCCCAACGACGGCCAGTTCCCAGACGCTCAAGGGGTGCGGACCAGCTTCCTGTGCACAGGGCCCATGTGCCGCTACGCGGAGGACCTGGAGCCGATGCTGAGGGTGATGGCCGGTCCCGGAGTCAACAA GCTGAAGCTGAATGAAAAGGTGTCgctggagaaaataaaatttcactgCATGGATCATGACGGCGGGTCCGTTTTTGTGTCGCCTGTGGACAAGGAGATCTTGCAGGCCCAAAAGAAG GTGGTGGAGCACCTCGAAGGCAAGCTGGGGGTCCAAGTTCGGCGCGTGGCGATCCACAAAATGAAGTATTCTTTCCAGATCTGGTCAGCCATGATGTCGTCCAAGGACAGCGACGGGCAG GAGGCACAGCTCTTCACGGACCTGCTGGGGGATCACGGGAAGCCGGTGTGGCCGCTGTGGGAGCTGATGAAGTGGCTTGTGGGGATGTCTTCCCACACTCTCCCAGCTATCG ccctggggctgaCGGAGAGGCTGATGAAACTCAACCCTGGTGGGAATGCCAAGCTGGTGAGCATGGGAAAGAGCctgcaggaggagatggaggcCCTGCTGGGGCCGGACGGCGTGCTCCTCtacccctcccaccccaccatAGCTCCCAGGCACCACTCCCCCATATGCATGCCCTTCAACTTCGCCTATACAG CTATCTTCAACGTCCTGGGTCTGCCGGTGACACAGTGCCCGCTGGGCCTGAGCAGCGAGGGCCTGCCTCTGGGCATCCAGCTCGTGGCAGCCTCCTACAACGACCACCTGACGCTGGCGGTAGCCCGGTATCTGGAGAAGGCCTTCGGAGGATGGGTTTTACCCGGGAAAGTTTAG
- the CLIC2 gene encoding chloride intracellular channel protein 2, translating to MESRQHNATKEPEIELFVKAGLDGENIGNCPFCQRLFMVLWLKGVKFNVTTVDMTRKPEELKDLAPGTNPPFLLFNKELKTDFIKIEEFLEQTLGPPTYPHLSPKYKESFDVGSDIFAKFSAYIKNPRKEANINFEKALLREFQRLDVYLNTPLPEEIDQDSVEDITVSKRKFLDGDHLTLADCNLLPKLHIIKIAAKKYRDFEIPADMTGVWRYLNNAYACDEFSHTCPADEEIEHTYASVARKMT from the exons GCTGGTCTGGATGGAGAAAACATCGGAAACTGCCCCTTCTGCCAGCGCCTCTTCATGGTGCTGTGGCTCAAAGGGGTCAAGTTCAACGTCACCACGGTGGACATGACCAG GAAACCTGAAGAGTTGAAAGATTTAGCGCCGGGCACCAACCCACCCTTCTTGCTGTTCAACAAGGAGCTGAAAACAGACTTCATTAAGATCGAGGAGTTCCTGGAGCAGACCCTGGGCCCACCCAC GTATCCGCACCTGAGCCCCAAGTACAAGGAGTCCTTCGACGTGGGGAGCGACATCTTTGCCAAGTTCTCGGCGTACATCAAGAACCCACGCAAGGAAGCAAATATCA ATTTCGAGAAGGCCCTGCTGCGGGAGTTTCAGCGGCTGGATGTCTACCTAAACACTCCTCTCCCCGAAGAGATTGACCAGGACAGTGTGGAGGACATCACCGTCTCCAAGAGGAAATTCCTGGATGGAGACCACCTGACGTTGGCTGATTGCAACCTCCTGCCCAAACTGCATATCATCAAG ATTGCAGCCAAAAAGTATCGCGACTTCGAGATCCCAGCGGACATGACGGGCGTCTGGCGCTACCTCAACAACGCCTACGCCTGCGATGAGTTCAGCCACACGTGTCCCGCGGACGAGGAGATAGAGCACACCTATGCCAGCGTCGCCAGGAAGATGACCTAA
- the LOC127019816 gene encoding interleukin-20 receptor subunit alpha-like codes for MSPALSLLLSLASCTLLWGTPLPPWDVRLEAQNFHVRLRWEPDPGSPGGAAYQVEWRRRTSRWTKADTCWGNSTGSSWACELYFDKIHDIYWARVRAVAGGELSEWAYSSELQPYRDTIVGPPKLSWLLQGHILSVNIIMPLTPYQSKNGSYKPVDQVLLKLWYRLNLYEGDVLVQQVPCKWSGEETPCTFRYLKPSTQYCVRTAAVGMAREQSREAEQCMVTPAGPAGFPWVLLTVLSGVFLLVSMAGLCFVQLHIFPRPSETRLPKTLALLNRELSATIRVPTLELEEDSLALLLPTVLPSCGSPAAEQTTPAVQLLLGESLSRDMSGYCANGFGPDCHEGRDPSCTHSQLGHALGSGVSSQLEEDGEARDGDDVLEQPVLVGPTRDSYTDDRDYQTSEMWLSLHLQLYSKCQCSVLGAGSCPPLPTPGRSFSQEDLRESLGMAGHWVPLSSVKLPASEKEDGGQLVCALQPLHGHGTEPQPGDSTVQQGDLEQAAPGVPLSSPCQLPQFPPDVPRVAAFSGYEQRPPADDLMTTDFNLADGAVGFVTDSKPLAGLQSSRNLNQALSAPGEGVSNDQKAARSKGNKSTLQEDVPDRLVSGGASLA; via the exons ATGAGCCCTGCCCTGAGCCTGCTTCTGTCCCTGGCCAGCTGCACCCTGCTCTGGG gcaccCCGTTGCCTCCGTGGGACGTGAGGCTGGAGGCACAAAACTTCCACGTCCGCCTGCGGTGGGAGCCGGACCCTGGCTCGCCCGGCGGTGCCGCATACCAGGTGGAGTGGAGGAGACG GACCTCTCGCTGGACCAAGGCAGATACCTGCTGGGGGAACAGCACCGGCTCCTCTTGGGCATGTGAGCTGTATTTTGACAAGATCCACGATATCTACTGGGCAAGGGTGAGAGCGGTGGCCGGAGGCGAGCTGTCTGAGTGGGCCTATTCCAGCGAGCTGCAGCCGTACAGAGACA CAATCGTGGGCCCCCCCAAGTTGTCCTGGCTGCTCCAGGGTCACATCCTCAGCGTAAATATCATCATGCCGCTCACTCCCTACCAAAGCAAAAACGGCTCTTACAAGCCAGTCGACCAAGTGCTGCTGAAGCTGTGGTACCGACTGAACCTGTATGAAGGGGACGTGCTTGTCCAGCAA GTGCCCTGCAAATGGAGTGGGGAGGAAACGCCATGCACCTTCAGGTACCTGAAGCCCAGCACGCAGTACTGCGTCCGGACGGCAGCCGTGGGCATggccagggagcagagccgggaaGCTGAGCAGTGCATGGTGACTCCGGCAGGCCCCGCAG GCtttccctgggtcctcctcaCTGTGCTGAGTGGCGTCTTCCTGCTGGTGAGCATGGCCGGGCTCTGCTTCGTCCAGCTGCACATCTTCCCCAGGCCCTCGGAGACGCGCCTCCCGAAAACGCTT GCTCTCCTGAACAGGGAGCTGAGTGCGACCATCAGGGTGCCCACCCTTGAGCTCGAGGAGGACTCACTCGCCCTGCTCCTGCCGACTGTGCTCCCCTCCTGCGGGTCGCCTGCAGCCGAGCAGACAACACCCGCAGTCCAGCTGCTCCTCGGAGAAAGCCTTTCCCGGGACATGAGTGGCTACTGTGCCAACGGGTTTGGGCCAGACTGCCATGAGGGAAGGGACCCATCCTGCACCCACAGCCAGCTGGGGCATGCCTTGGGCTCCGGGGTCTCATcgcagctggaggaggatggggaggcGCGTGATGGGGATGATGTGCTGGAGCAGCCGGTGCTGGTGGGACCGACCAGAGACAGCTATACAGATGACAGGGACTACCAGACATCTGAGATGTGGCTCTCCCTGCACCTCCAGCTTTATTCTAAATGCCAGTGCTCAGTcctgggagcaggcagctgccctcctctgcccacaCCGGGCAGGAGCTTCAGCCAGGAGGACCTGCGGGAGAGCCTTGGCATGGCAGGGCACTGGGTACCGCTCAGCTCCGTGAAGCTGCCGGCCAGCGAGAAGGAGGATGGAGGGCAGCTCGTCTGTGCTCTCCAGCCCCTGCATGGCCATGGGACTGAGCCACAGCCAGGTGACAGCACTGTGCAGCAGGGCGAcctggagcaggcagcaccGGGCGtccccctctccagcccctgccagctGCCCCAGTTCCCCCCTGACGTCCCACGGGTGGCTGCCTTCTCCGGCTATGAGCAGCGTCCCCCGGCTGATG ACCTTATGACGACGGATTTTAACCTGGCTGACGGTGCAGTTGGCTTCGTGACCGATAGCAAGCCTCTAGCAGGACTCCAGTCATCCAGGAACCTGAACCAGGCTCTGTCGGCACcgggggaaggagtgagcaaCGACCAGAAAGCAGCTCGTAGCAAGG gaaataaaagcacTCTCCAGGAGGATGTCCCCGACCGCTTGGTGAGTGGGGGTGCCTCTCTGGCCTAG